A window of Fragaria vesca subsp. vesca linkage group LG7, FraVesHawaii_1.0, whole genome shotgun sequence contains these coding sequences:
- the LOC101312869 gene encoding probable phosphatidylinositol 4-kinase type 2-beta At1g26270-like: MSIASVALGPVYDESLNFPGRHGLSSGDSILIYLSVGESVIPMCVTESDSIAAVKLRIQASKGFFVKKQKLVFEGRELARNNSCVRDYGVTDGNLLHLVLRLSDLQAITVRTVCGKEFELHVERSRNVGYVKQQITKKGRESVDLNDQELLCDGEELEDQRLINDICKSNDAVIHLLVRKSAKVRAKPIEKDFVVSIEALNLNEKKPACTKDVVGCQVLGRKSIGREVILEPLIVNPKIEFSIGIKKLIYSTLDGLERGCVPIPSSDGSGGAYFMQDSSGMKYVSVFKPIDEEPMAVNNPRGLPLSLNGEGLKKGTRVGEGALREVAAYTLDHPMTGPRTFYNEEKGFAGVPPTVMVKCLHNGFNHPEGYKSAAKNMKIGSLQMFMKNQGSCEDIGPRAFPVQEVHKISVLDMRLANADRHAGNILISRDSEDSEIVLIPIDHGYCLPEKFEDCTFDWLYWPQAQQPFSSDTIDYIKSLDAEQDIGLLKFHGWNLPPDCARTLRISTMLLKKGAERGLTPFAIGSLMCRETLKKKSVIEQIIQEAKEAELPGTSEASFLESVSSIMDRYLDKLY; this comes from the exons ATGTCTATTGCCAGTGTAGCTCTTGGTCCTGTATACGATGAATCTTTGAACTTCCCTGGTCGACATGGGCTGTCATCGGGTGACTCCATTTTGATATACCTGAGTGTTGGTGAGTCTGTGATTCCGATGTGTGTCACTGAGTCGGATTCCATTGCTGCGGTGAAACTGAGAATCCAGGCCTCGAAAGGGTTTTTTGTGAAGAAACAGAAGCTGGTTTTTGAAGGTAGGGAATTGGCTAGGAACAATTCTTGTGTTAGGGACTATGGGGTAACTGATGGGAACCTGTTGCACTTGGTACTTAGGCTTTCGGATCTCCAGGCTATTACTGTTAGGACTGTATGTGGCAAGGAGTTTGAGTTGCATGTTGAGAGGAGTAGGAATGTCGGTTATGTGAAACAACAGATTACTAAGAAAGGGAGAGAGTCTGTGGATCTCAACGATCAGGAACTTTTATGTGATGGCGAAGAGCTTGAAGATCAGAGACTCATCAATGATATATGCAAAAGTAATGATGCTGTTATTCATTTGCTTGTTAGGAAATCTGCAAAGGTCAGAGCTAAACCTATAGAGAAGGATTTTGTAGTGTCAATTGAGGCTTTAAATTTGAATGAGAAGAAGCCTGCTTGTACCAAAGACGTTGTGGGATGTCAAGTTTTAGGGAGGAAGTCAATTGGAAGAGAAGTCATTTTGGAACCTCTAATTGTAAATCCGAAGATTGAATTTTCGATAGGGATCAAAAAGCTTATTTACTCTACTTTGGATGGGCTAGAAAGAGGCTGTGTGCCAATTCCCTCTTCAGATGGATCTGGTGGAGCTTATTTTATGCAAGACTCATCTGGTATGAAGTATGTTTCTGTTTTTAAGCCAATAGATGAGGAACCGATGGCAGTGAACAATCCTCGAGGACTGCCCTTGTCATTAAATGGTGAAGGTTTGAAGAAGGGTACAAGGGTCGGAGAAGGGGCATTGAGGGAAGTTGCAGCTTACACTCTGGATCATCCAATGACTGGACCTCGTACGTTTTATAATGAGGAGAAGGGTTTTGCCGGGGTGCCACCCACAGTTATGGTGAAGTGTTTGCACAATGGATTTAATCATCCAGAAGGTTATAAGTCTGCTGCCAAGAACATGAAGATTGGATCACTTCAAATGTTCATGAAAAACCAAGGAAGTTGCGAAGATATTGGTCCTCGTGCTTTTCCAGTGCAAGAGGTACATAAAATTTCTGTGTTGGACATGAGGTTGGCAAATGCAGACAGGCATGCTGGAAACATACTGATTAGCAGGGATAGTGAAGACAGTGAGATAGTGCTTATTCCCATTGATCATGGGTATTGTTTGCCCGAGAAA TTTGAAGATTGCACATTTGATTGGCTTTACTGGCCTCAAGCTCAACAACCTTTTTCCTCAGACACTATTGACTATATCAAATCACTAGATGCTGAACAAGATATTGGACTTTTGAAGTTTCATGGATGGAACCTACCACCCGATTGTGCGCGCACTCTTCGTATTTCCACCATGCTCTTAAAGAAAGGTGCAGAGAGAGGACTCACTCCTTTTGCCATTGGAAGCCTCATGTGTAGGGAGACTTTGAAGAAAAAATCTGTTATTGAACAGATCATTCAAGAAGCAAAAGAAGCTGAACTCCCTGGAACAAGTGAGGCTTCATTTCTCGAATCCGTTTCATCAATTATGGATCGCTACCTTGACAAGCTTTACTAA